The Solanum pennellii chromosome 11, SPENNV200 sequence TTTCAACTTAgggtttcttatttttttaaaaaaatttatttaatattaataattattaaatataatataatttataaattataatataatatttcgatttaaaccgaaataccgaattcCAAAGTAATATATAccgaaaaccgaaccgaaataccgaaaatacaaaaaattaaaccgaaataccgaaactgaaattctgaaaaatttcggttcggttcggtgttTCGGTTTTCCGGTTTTTATGTCCACCCCTATTCCCACCAATGTTTTGAATaggtttccttttcttttacttCAATTTGGTATGAAATTAAGTGCCTTCTTCCATTTAAACCAAATCATTAAAAAGAGGGGAgaaaaaaagttcaattttccctttctttttacCCTCATTTTCAAACTTCTTACTGAAAATTCTAGCCCCGTTCCACGCAGCATATTACATATAGTTGTTTCTGAACAATAAAGCAACATCACAGTTACATATCTGAAAATCTCTAAAAGAAGAACAATTTTTCTTGAAACAGTAGTGTCCAAGCTAGATAGGACGCTCCTCGATCACTCTCAAACATTCAAATTTCCTCCAGAGTTTTCGATAACAATGGTGTCCAGGCCAGCTAGGGTGCTCCTGGATCACTTTCAAACATGCTAATTTCTCCTGAGCCAGTTTCAACAGGCTCTCATTATTATCTCTTTTCATTGAATAGAAAGAAAAGGGGAAATCTAGAGTGACTTCAATAACTAGCAAAACTAATATCTAATCAAGAAAGATGTTATTTCTTAGGGTATGTTTGATGATCAGGTCCAATATCACGCGATCCTGTGTTGATGTAAGGGCCACGAAATGTCGCCTGGGGTGGCAATGGCTTTGATGAATCAATGACTGGAGTTGCCCTTGATGATCTTGACCTGAATTGAAACGATGATTTAGCTTACAATTAAgcaaaataatatgaaagatcacctctttattttatttgacaAGCAATGAAGTCTTGCTTACGCCATGTAAAACGGAAAGGATAAGCCAGCAGATGCAAAGACTAGCAAGCCTGTGGCAACAATGACATTGCGTTTCCGAGACATCAAGTGAGATAAAGTAGGATGTTTAAGTATCTAACAactgaaaaaaagaaaaagatgagGAATAAGTGACAGCCGGAAAAGAAATCCAGGAATGAAAACCATTAAACTTCAGTCACAAGTTACAACTCTATAGGAATATTTAAACATGCAGTATATCTTTTAGAATCTTGCTCAAAGCAATATGATTTTGAGGCAAAATAATATCTTCCAGAAAACCAAAAGAAATTAATGTCTACACATAACAGTTCGAAGTTTCTTTAACAATATTCACACGGATGAAGAGATGTCAAAGACAGCATGAATAATAGGATTACGTTTGGGCACACCTCAACACATCTTTCTGCTCTACATAACAGTTCAAAGGTCACACGAACAATATTTATACAGGTTAAGAGACCATCCAAGATGGCATGAATGATAAGATTCCGTTCAGGAACACTTGCAATGTATCATGCTGATAAGTGATGCAGGAGACGAGGCTTCTCCTTTGGTCACCACTAATGACAACAATGGTTTTAATTCATAACTGTTAGGTAGTAACCAATTGAGTTCTGATATTAGGAATCTTTATCAGTACACAGACCCTACCTCTACCTTTTAGGTGAAACATGTGAAATATAAGTGTTTAGCAGTATGGGGGCACAAATATCCATGTGAATAATCACAGTAAATGCTCTGTTATAGAATATATTCCCATGGATATTTGgtattgaggaagaaaagaacaGGGGCGAGGACTTTTCAATCATTTACCCAAATGTTGGTTCTTTACATCTCTTATACTGAATGTTTTGAGAAGACAATACCTTAACCTGAGACGACGACCGTATATACCCATATTGAATACCCCCATCTCTTCTCATAGAAGTACATAGAGACAACTAATACAGAGCAAATACCATTGGGTTCCCAATTCCATTTACGAAACTTTAAATATCACAAGAAATCATTTAATATTCCTTTGTCAAAGAAAAAGTTTTGAACTATTCATTATTCATGCATAATTAATATACTTCAGTTGCTTCACACATCGAATACATCAACAACACAATCGGTGAAATCCAAGAGTGGgcttcatacatcatataaaatgtGCTTATTGCTGATGGATTTGACATGCAAATTTATACTATCGAAGGGATTTTCCATCCAACGGGAACCTCTCTCAATCTAGTGAGATCATTTTTATCATGATTGAAAACTCCCAATTTTGGATCCACTTTCCCCACTGCAACTCCTATTTATGATGCACTTATTAACTAAGCTACTAGGAGAATTCCTCCGAAGCACCAAAGGATgtggcctagtggtcaatgaagtgggaACAAACTTTGGAGACTAGTGTCCATATCCCAGAGACAGAAAACTCTAGGTGTTTTTTCCATCTACTAAGCCTAGAATAGCAAAGTTACATGGTACCAATGCTAGCGGGAAATAGCAGGTACCCCGTACCCTTGTAATATTCAAGATGCATATAAGCTGGCCCAGACACAATTCtaataagaatttttaaaaaagaaagtcaTCCGAAGAGATTGTTTGAAAAGCATTGGAACAAGCAGTGTGTCATGAGATGACATACACATTACACAATTCTTATTTGCTAATGACACAAATTTCCAGTGAATCTCAACAAATCAGATATTGTTTGAAATGGTTTTACAGTTTCAGGCAGTATCTGGTTTGAGCATTAACATGAGAAAGCAAGAACCGGTTTGGAAGGTGCACAGATATACACACCATTGTCAAGGTGGGAGAAAACACAAGGTAGATGAACTTATCACGAATATTGGTCTTGTTAGGAGGAACATTCAAGGATGGTTAACTTCCGGAACTAGTtatttgaagatttgaagaaaGTAGATAAGAGTGGTGGCTGGAACAACAGTTCTCTAAAGGAAGGACGACGATTGGAGCAACACTATCAAGTATACCACGTGCTCTTCAGTCTTTTGTTTAGACATTTGTAGGAATTAATGAGGAACTTATTACAGGATGATAGTAATGGAGAGCACCAACATGTTAACTATGATAAGGTCACCTCCAGCTAAATATATTTGCAGACCAGAGATCTATAACAGAACACtacccaaaaaatggttatGTCGATATGCAAATGAAGCCTCAAAGAACAAGCCATGCAGAGGAAGGTAGTTTCTACAAAATACAGTagcaacaattttttaaaaaattaaagaacagTAGCAACAATTTGGTTGGTTAaaaagaaggttgtctttgatATACAGAATGAGTTTGCAGGCAGGGACTAGTAAATATTAAACAGGATTTACCAAGTTAATAGAAATgtatagtaaaaataaaagtggACTACAGTTTGGCTTGACTGCTGATGCAGAGAAAATACCGAGAAAGATATTTCTCACAGGTAAATGAATGAAAGCATATTGTGGATCAGAAAATGTAGTCATGGCCAATATAGTCAATATTCACTCTTAGGTATCTCATtcataataagaagaaaaagaatgcaTCTTGGCATCAAACCTTGAATGCATCATTTCAGCAATGATCAATGTAGCTTAACTAGTTACAGATTCAACCGAACCCATTATTTTCAACACGTGACAAACACTTCTACAACAggcagtgtaatcccacaaagtGGTGTTCGGGGAGGGTAGACTGTGTGCTGCAGACATAACTCTTACCTTGGAGGTAGAGAGACTGTTTTCGATCGACCTTCAGCTCAACCAAGAAAAACAGTATTAAAATGAATAAGCCCTAACAAAATAGTACACTCCTGAACAATAATGACAACAAGATAATACGATAATCGAAGTACCAGCAATAACAAATAGTAACCAAACACAAAAGACAAAAAACTACTAGACTAATACTACGACTAATGGTATGGAAAGAAGCCCACAAAGTTGAATTCaccaaatattatatattgaacCCATAATTTCAAATCAAAGTTTAAATCTTATATCTGCCTCTATTCACTACATTACAAGGAGCCTACAAAGTTCTACTAAtcaaatgtcaatattttcCCAAAAATGCTGAACCTTCTAACAAGATCAAATTACAGCACATATATGAACACTCACCAACAAAGTAAAAGttcagatactcaaccaactgaGCTACGATTATTCGAATGACAAATTCAGAGAGTCGTAGtgaattcaaagaaaaattaaaaatttaccTAGATAAATCTATGGAACTGGGGAAATAGGGTTCTCCGACTAACAATCGCCGGCGAACTGAAGGTTTTTCAGCCCCGATGGTCTCTTCTCCTCTATTGGCTGTACCCGACCCGATTGACAATTTTGGTGGTGTTTGCTAAATGGACCATTATCTTTTcccctttattttatttttcttaaaacaaatattttcaattttattactctAAATAGTAAATACACATTTCATTGAgaatattattcatatatacagtaataaaagtacaaaattaattattttaaatctataagCGTATCCTTTTTTTAATGGAAATAACATTTTGatgttttataataaatatgtaattataaaaataattaatgtatattatCTTGAAACCTCTATAAAAAGTCATGAAGTTCAAACTTCATAtactataaagaaaatataatagacATATAAAGAGGTATGGATATATTATTCAGCTtttgtattaataatataagtaattcaaatttacttcctatttataaaatataaaaaaaatgttgcaaggttttttagaaaaatagaatAGGAAGTAACCTAAACACTTTTTAAAACCACTTACAAATTGCATGTTTGAGTAAATTATAATCTattttgcttgattttgatattaaaaaatgCAAGTTTGAGTTACTTGCAATTTATTTGCTTGAATTATTTGTAAACTCCataattatcttttaagaaaaactatatgataaacatttataatattatttttctattatatacaAGAGAGAAGTGAAGAACGATTaagggtaaaaatgtaatttcacgctaaaaaatatatatgaagaaatataacaaataattctaaaattatcgatcaagggcaaaaatataatttcacgataacaaaaatctaccaataacaaaaaattaaatagttctggACACATCTTAAGTAATTGTTATTACCATAACTTATTTTGTTGGTACTTCGTGtaagttattgtgatatctattttattattactctatttcactattactttaatttaattcttaatattttttc is a genomic window containing:
- the LOC107004516 gene encoding uncharacterized protein LOC107004516; its protein translation is MSRKRNVIVATGLLVFASAGLSFPFYMASRSSRATPVIDSSKPLPPQATFRGPYINTGSRDIGPDHQTYPKK